A stretch of the Archangium violaceum genome encodes the following:
- a CDS encoding ferritin-like domain-containing protein → MSRKSEVEKLRSLAQLDVDAVGAYDAAIARVKEPLVRERLNDFRVDHVRHVQDLNAFILRFGGEPVELRPDLKGAAMKGLTAMTSMMGTEAALVAMLGNEEFSNRAYELALSFEWSPEVRSLIEKNRRDEERHITWIKEAVRQRPWVAEEAEARA, encoded by the coding sequence ATGTCACGTAAGTCCGAGGTGGAGAAGCTGCGGAGCCTGGCCCAGCTGGATGTGGACGCCGTGGGGGCCTACGACGCGGCCATTGCCCGGGTGAAGGAGCCGCTGGTGCGCGAGCGGCTGAACGACTTCCGGGTGGACCACGTGCGGCACGTTCAGGATCTCAACGCGTTCATCCTCCGGTTCGGAGGGGAGCCGGTGGAGCTGCGGCCGGATCTGAAGGGCGCGGCGATGAAGGGCCTGACGGCGATGACGAGCATGATGGGGACGGAGGCCGCGCTGGTGGCGATGCTCGGCAACGAGGAGTTCTCGAACCGGGCCTACGAGCTGGCGCTGAGCTTCGAGTGGAGCCCCGAGGTGCGCTCGCTCATCGAGAAGAACCGCCGGGACGAGGAGCGGCACATCACGTGGATCAAGGAAGCGGTGCGCCAGCGTCCGTGGGTGGCCGAGGAAGCCGAGGCGCGGGCGTAA
- the argE gene encoding acetylornithine deacetylase: MSDTLPALRATLSELVALDTTSSRPNAPLVELARGWLEAAGFQVERVPYRDAAGVEKVNLIAVKGGGAGERAGLVLVGHTDCVPYDAAWTDALRLTERDGNLYGRGACDTKGFIACALHAATHYAGPLRSPLMVLLTADEELGCEGAKHLVAQGKGRARHAIVGEPTRLVPVRAHKGYCLAEVEVLGREGHSAYPDEGASAIFRAGRFLQKLETLARTRLREERDESFEPPFTTVNVGLIGGGKAPNVISGACRFTVEWRPIPRQPQERVMELLESIRRELVRDEPGYEARIRLLRAEPAVDTWADAEVVRVLAELSGNAPITVPFGTEAPQLTELGAEAVVFGPGDIRVAHQTGEFVPMEDLVRCEAYLSRAIAHFCGAAVPDSGR; this comes from the coding sequence GTGAGTGACACCCTGCCCGCGCTGCGGGCCACGCTGTCGGAGCTGGTCGCCCTGGACACGACGTCTTCCCGTCCCAACGCGCCGCTGGTGGAGCTGGCGAGGGGATGGTTGGAGGCGGCGGGCTTCCAGGTGGAGCGGGTGCCGTACCGTGACGCGGCCGGGGTTGAGAAGGTCAACCTCATCGCGGTGAAGGGCGGCGGTGCCGGCGAGCGCGCGGGGCTGGTGCTGGTGGGGCACACGGACTGCGTGCCGTACGACGCGGCGTGGACGGACGCGCTGCGGCTGACGGAGCGGGACGGGAATTTGTATGGCCGGGGCGCGTGCGACACGAAGGGCTTCATCGCCTGCGCGTTGCACGCGGCGACGCACTACGCGGGGCCCCTGCGCTCGCCGTTGATGGTGCTGCTGACGGCGGACGAGGAGCTGGGCTGCGAGGGCGCCAAGCACCTGGTGGCGCAGGGCAAGGGGCGGGCGAGGCACGCCATCGTGGGCGAGCCCACGCGGTTGGTGCCGGTGCGCGCGCACAAGGGCTACTGCCTGGCGGAGGTGGAGGTGCTGGGCCGGGAGGGGCACAGCGCGTACCCGGACGAGGGCGCCTCGGCCATCTTCCGCGCGGGGCGCTTCCTGCAGAAGCTGGAGACGCTGGCGCGCACGCGGCTGCGCGAGGAGCGGGACGAGTCCTTCGAGCCGCCCTTCACCACGGTGAACGTGGGCCTCATTGGTGGGGGCAAGGCGCCCAACGTCATCTCCGGAGCGTGCCGCTTCACGGTGGAGTGGCGCCCCATTCCCCGGCAGCCCCAGGAGCGGGTGATGGAGCTGTTGGAGTCCATCCGGCGGGAGTTGGTGCGGGACGAGCCCGGCTACGAGGCGCGCATCCGGCTGCTGCGGGCCGAGCCGGCGGTGGACACGTGGGCGGACGCGGAGGTGGTTCGGGTGCTGGCGGAGCTGTCCGGCAACGCGCCCATCACGGTGCCCTTCGGCACGGAGGCCCCGCAGCTCACGGAGCTGGGCGCGGAGGCGGTGGTGTTCGGCCCGGGGGACATCCGCGTGGCGCACCAGACGGGTGAGTTCGTACCCATGGAGGACCTGGTGCGATGCGAGGCGTACCTCTCACGCGCCATCGCGCACTTTTGTGGAGCGGCGGTACCCGACTCCGGACGTTGA
- a CDS encoding diguanylate cyclase, which produces MAALNSIGTTGRVLLVDDSPIALEAIGSRLQESGLDVVMTTSPREALGLATDGSQPFDLLILDVMMPEMNGHELTRRLRGNSRTSNTPILLLTSLDSTDDRVNGLVSGADDFFTKTAPDAEMLARVRSFISLGKMRAQLQAQHEAMARVMREPEAPTPPLARVEIIHHMPVVSERLARALRGSPVGGEFQLTQRSPEQRMLTSDADLLVVSYPIALEGDQPLLKRFGFDEEAPAVLVVDETESTSRRVIAFDAGADDYLTLQTPMAELAARLGSALRRQRRQRQLRTSRDRAMLVAVTDPLTGLYNRAYFHEALGVEFRRAQRYKHPMSLVLLDLDHFKQVNDTLGHTAGDEALREVSKRLRQTARSTDVVARHGGEEFAMILPETDLEHGLIAAERFRAAVDGALVRGARGGSRTLTISAGVGCFPVHSTSITELVELTDAALYNAKRTGRNRVCPVSLSQEAPAPASPAAATVPNMGTSGVLERLRRLVAEDLEGPLTATRTAARMLHQASQPGDTLHMLTSQLHQSSEEVRQELLRVMDDLSRAILEAGRTGAVRNEHK; this is translated from the coding sequence ATGGCAGCGCTCAATTCCATCGGCACCACCGGCCGCGTCCTCCTCGTGGACGACAGCCCCATTGCTCTCGAGGCCATCGGCTCCCGGCTGCAGGAGAGCGGACTGGACGTGGTGATGACGACGTCGCCACGGGAGGCGCTCGGCCTGGCCACCGACGGGTCCCAGCCGTTCGACCTGCTCATCCTCGACGTGATGATGCCGGAGATGAATGGCCACGAGCTGACGCGCCGCCTGCGTGGCAACTCGCGGACCAGCAACACGCCCATCCTCCTGCTCACCTCGCTCGACTCCACGGACGACCGGGTGAACGGCCTGGTGTCGGGCGCCGACGACTTCTTCACGAAGACAGCGCCCGACGCGGAGATGCTGGCGCGCGTGCGCTCGTTCATCTCGCTCGGGAAGATGCGCGCCCAGCTGCAGGCGCAGCACGAGGCCATGGCCCGCGTCATGCGCGAGCCGGAGGCTCCCACTCCGCCCCTGGCCCGGGTGGAGATCATCCACCACATGCCGGTGGTGAGCGAGCGGCTCGCACGGGCCCTGCGTGGCTCGCCCGTGGGCGGCGAGTTCCAGCTCACCCAGCGCTCCCCCGAGCAGCGCATGCTCACCTCGGACGCCGACCTGCTCGTCGTCAGCTACCCGATCGCGCTCGAGGGGGATCAGCCGCTGCTCAAGCGTTTCGGCTTCGACGAGGAGGCGCCCGCCGTTCTCGTGGTGGACGAGACCGAGTCCACCTCGCGGCGAGTCATCGCATTCGATGCCGGCGCCGACGACTACCTCACGCTGCAGACGCCCATGGCCGAGCTGGCCGCCCGCCTGGGCAGCGCCCTGCGCCGCCAGCGCCGCCAGCGTCAGCTGCGCACCTCTCGCGACCGCGCCATGCTGGTGGCGGTGACGGACCCGCTCACCGGGCTCTACAACCGCGCCTACTTCCACGAGGCGCTCGGCGTCGAGTTCCGCCGGGCCCAGCGCTACAAGCACCCGATGAGCCTGGTGCTGTTGGATCTGGACCACTTCAAGCAGGTGAACGACACCCTGGGCCACACCGCGGGAGACGAGGCCCTGCGCGAGGTGTCCAAGCGGCTGCGCCAGACGGCGCGCTCGACGGACGTGGTCGCCCGCCACGGAGGCGAGGAGTTCGCGATGATCCTCCCCGAGACGGACCTGGAGCACGGGCTGATCGCCGCCGAGCGCTTCCGGGCCGCGGTGGACGGAGCCCTGGTGAGGGGCGCCAGGGGAGGCAGTCGCACGCTGACCATCAGCGCCGGAGTGGGGTGCTTCCCCGTGCACTCCACCTCCATCACGGAGCTCGTCGAGCTCACCGACGCGGCGCTCTACAACGCTAAGCGCACGGGCCGAAACCGGGTGTGTCCCGTCTCGCTCAGCCAGGAGGCCCCGGCGCCCGCGAGCCCGGCCGCCGCCACCGTTCCCAACATGGGGACCTCGGGGGTGCTGGAGCGGCTGCGCCGGCTCGTGGCGGAGGACCTGGAAGGTCCGCTCACCGCCACGCGCACGGCCGCGCGCATGCTGCACCAGGCCTCGCAGCCGGGCGACACGCTGCACATGCTCACCTCGCAGCTCCACCAATCCTCCGAGGAGGTCCGGCAGGAGCTGCTGCGGGTGATGGATGACCTCTCCCGGGCCATCCTCGAGGCGGGCCGGACGGGAGCGGTCCGTAACGAGCACAAGTGA
- a CDS encoding DUF2169 family type VI secretion system accessory protein — protein sequence MSIETTDVDNITPFTAETLHSVTREDREVLLVVVAGTFTLPRPCGASRAPVLRDEQLPPKLEDSYWGAPACSSLRYEGQNAYFRPGTDIYLNGHARAQRGHPVKAMDVSLAVGHCHKTVRVFGERLWMSGMVGLSPSSPLPFESMPLVYERAFGGTARDEEGGETFEARNPVGRGFYVSRKQAREQLLPNIEDPQALVTSWSDRPPPAGFGPVSRGWQPRLGYAGTYDAAWVENRAPLWPKDLDPRFFQAATPGLNTGSYLQGGERVLLEGMHHDGPLAFALPQYRLLVRSIFSDRQEQRVMRLDALLLEPDAGTFTMMWRAAIPLNGNPFDHPYTQVRLMESWEELPK from the coding sequence TTGAGCATCGAAACGACCGATGTTGATAACATTACTCCCTTCACGGCGGAAACGCTGCACTCGGTGACTCGAGAGGACCGGGAGGTTCTTCTTGTGGTCGTCGCGGGGACCTTCACCTTGCCTCGTCCCTGTGGAGCATCCCGAGCCCCCGTCTTGCGCGATGAGCAGCTTCCCCCGAAGCTCGAAGACTCCTATTGGGGGGCTCCAGCCTGCTCCAGCCTGCGTTACGAGGGCCAGAACGCATACTTCCGCCCAGGCACGGATATCTACCTGAATGGGCATGCCCGTGCGCAGCGTGGCCATCCTGTCAAGGCCATGGACGTCAGCCTGGCGGTAGGACATTGCCACAAGACCGTCCGGGTTTTTGGGGAGCGGCTCTGGATGTCTGGAATGGTAGGGCTCAGTCCGTCTTCTCCACTACCCTTCGAGTCCATGCCGCTCGTCTATGAGCGCGCCTTTGGAGGAACGGCCCGGGATGAGGAGGGGGGTGAGACGTTCGAGGCGAGGAATCCGGTAGGGCGCGGTTTCTATGTTTCGCGCAAGCAGGCGCGGGAGCAGCTCCTGCCGAACATTGAGGATCCTCAGGCGCTGGTGACTTCGTGGTCGGATCGGCCTCCACCCGCGGGCTTCGGCCCGGTTTCTCGTGGATGGCAGCCGCGGCTTGGGTATGCGGGCACCTACGATGCGGCCTGGGTCGAGAATCGCGCTCCCCTCTGGCCGAAGGATCTCGATCCGCGCTTCTTCCAGGCGGCAACTCCTGGTCTCAACACGGGCTCCTACCTCCAGGGTGGAGAGCGGGTCCTGTTGGAGGGGATGCATCACGACGGTCCCCTCGCCTTCGCGCTTCCTCAATACCGCCTGTTGGTGAGGAGCATCTTCTCGGATCGTCAGGAGCAACGGGTGATGCGCCTGGATGCGCTCCTGCTCGAACCTGACGCGGGAACGTTCACGATGATGTGGCGCGCGGCGATTCCCCTGAATGGGAACCCTTTTGATCATCCCTACACACAGGTACGCCTCATGGAGTCATGGGAGGAACTCCCGAAATGA
- a CDS encoding PAAR-like domain-containing protein — protein MTPRYASTEIAVVGLGLCTPLGLAARNTVAECEAGTVRFFRTPVMDQEGESIRASMLTLLDPVGSRTERMLPMAVTALLECLGGMAAAPLHRVRMVLALPEVDSKAPVDVDVLEKALREFAAPAVQWDSVPTLRLEEGRAGFFLALKSAVSLLKSGQASLALVGAVDSMCDVESLRRLAEEDKVLGPSNPDGVIPGEGAGFVLLAQVETARRLGLSVRAIIPVVALAKEPHPFRGDSPRSAVGLAEAFKSLRQHPGMNERRTDIVLSCQPNGYFWAWEFSMAYLRNASLMPEPLHVSLVSDSLGDVGAGAGVVQLGLALAHLKRCTRAGRSAPRALLYGCSDTGQVGACIIEGGSMSKVYVNGRSVVHKGDGRTNLCATPDVCKTPSPGGPVPVPYVNSARDGDLSKGTTKVSIEGNPVAVQSSCLSTSSGDEPGTAGGGLISSKTKGKLTWGSYSPDVKFEGKGVVRFLDVTQHNGNTFNSVFIQAGGTGWAYGDDASPLQECPRCEKPKRTHRIIETPETKATAQGLAAELMSLYDPVEDKNEVLKPPARRGRPRRPYMIGVLLCKCGKKKYAAMSGEGGMTRGFEKAAKKLGFSTCGPVDFSAVLDSSGRTESRLLSNPATGIPVDMPGYNKPGVCAAQKLIQQAQREGHRPAFMTEEYFDPQGSGRVKITYRRLNSKRIRKDAIVTHVFRNGDTVPSCDTCKKLVTPMLCGNKKHPCS, from the coding sequence ATGACACCGCGATACGCATCGACGGAAATCGCCGTCGTTGGGTTGGGCCTGTGTACACCTCTCGGGCTGGCGGCCCGGAACACCGTGGCCGAGTGTGAGGCTGGCACGGTCCGTTTCTTTCGGACCCCGGTGATGGATCAGGAAGGTGAGTCCATTCGGGCCTCGATGCTCACCTTGTTGGATCCAGTGGGCTCGCGAACGGAGCGGATGCTGCCGATGGCCGTGACGGCCCTGCTCGAATGCCTCGGAGGTATGGCTGCGGCCCCGTTGCATCGCGTGAGAATGGTCCTGGCGCTTCCAGAAGTGGACAGTAAGGCTCCCGTTGATGTGGATGTGCTCGAGAAGGCTCTTCGCGAGTTCGCGGCTCCCGCCGTCCAATGGGATTCCGTGCCGACACTCCGTCTTGAGGAAGGACGAGCGGGCTTCTTCCTGGCGTTGAAGTCCGCCGTTTCCTTGCTGAAATCGGGACAGGCCTCCTTGGCACTGGTGGGCGCGGTGGATTCGATGTGCGATGTGGAGTCCCTGCGGCGACTCGCGGAGGAGGACAAGGTGTTGGGACCCTCCAACCCGGATGGCGTCATTCCGGGTGAGGGGGCCGGCTTTGTCCTCCTGGCTCAGGTGGAGACCGCTCGCCGGTTGGGTCTCAGCGTTCGAGCCATCATTCCCGTTGTGGCTCTAGCGAAGGAGCCCCACCCGTTCCGCGGTGATTCTCCGCGATCGGCGGTGGGCCTCGCCGAGGCTTTCAAGAGCCTGCGCCAGCATCCGGGGATGAACGAGCGGCGGACGGACATCGTCCTCTCATGTCAACCCAATGGATATTTCTGGGCGTGGGAGTTCTCCATGGCCTACCTGCGCAACGCGAGTCTCATGCCGGAGCCTCTTCATGTGAGTCTCGTCTCCGACAGTCTGGGAGACGTTGGGGCGGGCGCTGGTGTGGTCCAACTCGGGCTGGCGTTGGCGCACCTGAAGCGATGTACTCGGGCAGGCCGGAGTGCACCGCGTGCGCTGCTCTATGGCTGTTCGGATACCGGGCAGGTGGGAGCCTGCATCATCGAGGGGGGGAGTATGAGCAAAGTCTATGTCAATGGACGGTCGGTGGTCCACAAGGGGGACGGCCGGACGAATCTGTGTGCGACACCGGATGTCTGCAAGACACCGTCACCCGGTGGGCCTGTCCCGGTTCCATACGTCAATTCCGCGCGTGATGGAGACCTGTCCAAAGGCACCACGAAGGTTTCCATCGAGGGAAATCCGGTGGCGGTCCAGAGTTCGTGTCTGAGTACCAGCTCGGGTGACGAGCCAGGCACCGCCGGAGGGGGTCTCATTTCTTCGAAGACCAAGGGAAAGCTGACCTGGGGAAGCTACAGCCCGGATGTGAAGTTCGAGGGGAAGGGGGTCGTCCGATTCTTGGATGTCACCCAACACAACGGCAATACCTTCAATTCCGTATTCATCCAAGCGGGCGGAACGGGGTGGGCCTACGGAGATGATGCGTCTCCCCTCCAGGAGTGTCCCCGCTGTGAGAAGCCCAAGCGGACCCATCGCATCATCGAGACTCCTGAGACCAAGGCCACTGCTCAGGGACTCGCTGCGGAGTTGATGAGCCTCTACGACCCGGTCGAGGACAAGAACGAAGTGCTCAAACCACCAGCTCGCAGGGGAAGGCCTCGACGGCCGTACATGATTGGGGTGCTCCTCTGCAAATGTGGCAAGAAGAAGTACGCCGCCATGTCTGGGGAAGGAGGAATGACGAGGGGCTTCGAGAAGGCGGCGAAGAAGCTCGGGTTCAGCACTTGTGGCCCCGTGGATTTCAGTGCCGTGCTTGATAGCAGTGGGCGGACGGAAAGCCGGTTGTTGTCGAACCCGGCTACGGGAATTCCGGTGGATATGCCGGGCTACAACAAACCCGGCGTCTGTGCCGCGCAGAAACTCATCCAACAAGCCCAGAGAGAAGGGCACCGGCCTGCCTTCATGACTGAGGAGTATTTCGACCCTCAAGGCTCGGGACGGGTCAAGATTACATATCGAAGATTGAATTCGAAACGGATTCGGAAAGACGCCATCGTGACCCATGTGTTCCGGAATGGAGACACCGTTCCTTCGTGCGATACGTGCAAGAAGCTCGTGACTCCCATGCTGTGCGGTAACAAGAAGCATCCTTGCAGCTGA
- a CDS encoding SMI1/KNR4 family protein: MMKELIELIETYDPGYAKKLHGATEEEIARLQNLVGRELPAPYKEFLRYMGRSMGDFQIADANFSIDVVTAIYGANDWVPPERYLFIAEHEQDPYLDYYLDLDELVDGDYKVLRFSNDGGFVEDPWSTIALMKGFFFANAFRVKRMENFPHETLISPSLSRLSVRPAASTDMMAVVEERALKLGFKKLPFSLPLRPMYERKDAAILGTRAPVRGGICFELAAESERELKHLVSVLCSNTPLIEG, translated from the coding sequence ATGATGAAGGAACTCATTGAATTGATAGAGACATACGATCCTGGTTATGCCAAGAAGCTCCATGGAGCTACTGAGGAGGAGATCGCTCGTCTCCAGAATCTGGTGGGTCGTGAACTCCCCGCTCCATACAAAGAGTTCCTTCGGTACATGGGAAGGAGCATGGGGGACTTCCAGATCGCCGACGCCAACTTCAGCATTGACGTAGTCACCGCCATCTATGGCGCCAACGATTGGGTCCCTCCTGAGCGCTATCTCTTCATCGCGGAGCACGAGCAGGATCCATACCTGGATTACTACCTGGACCTCGATGAGTTGGTGGATGGGGACTATAAAGTGCTTCGATTTTCGAACGACGGGGGGTTCGTCGAGGACCCGTGGAGCACGATTGCGTTGATGAAGGGATTCTTTTTCGCCAATGCGTTCCGTGTGAAAAGAATGGAGAATTTTCCCCATGAAACGCTCATCAGTCCCTCTCTGTCGAGATTGTCCGTCCGGCCGGCCGCTTCGACTGATATGATGGCCGTAGTTGAGGAGAGGGCGTTGAAATTGGGCTTCAAGAAGCTACCGTTCTCGCTGCCCCTGCGCCCCATGTATGAGCGGAAGGATGCGGCCATCTTGGGGACGAGGGCGCCGGTCCGTGGAGGAATCTGCTTCGAGTTGGCGGCCGAGAGCGAGCGCGAGCTGAAGCATCTGGTCTCCGTTCTCTGCTCGAACACGCCCCTCATCGAGGGGTGA
- a CDS encoding HEAT repeat domain-containing protein, producing MIRNLLEHPSASEFLRGFQEEHLSELAFLLARRQQYLHDPEVEWPEVEPLEVRILAHVGAMREGGDMALSCAREMLSSEAPDELAAAAHALVFAAPGGEGIAEVLARMAEADAVLLPCLGEALMLAHHSQLSERLGTLLDSKRPEVRVVAARVLGHRCDGAAEPLLPLLEDAVPEVRAAAAMAVAEMGYRPALPLLERGLLHTAADEWSAWVLAALRLGSPRALQACRQACRTLGPVPPRLPWLLGLAGDAQDFAPLSRLHGWLELTAVVLEALGLLGIPAAIPLLLEHLGHGAPEVKAAAASALALMTGAELMEEAQVLDEDSSDDDSSEVSGRKVVRPSVDAAVWRAWLREHRSHLEGKTRIRLGQPHGLGLCIEELMHSRASFDTRARASLELCIHSGRQVPFQPGWLVSRQRQAMAQWRQWWEATQRS from the coding sequence ATGATTCGCAACCTGCTGGAGCACCCTTCGGCTTCGGAGTTCCTCCGTGGGTTTCAGGAGGAGCACTTGTCGGAACTGGCCTTCCTTCTCGCGCGGCGTCAGCAATACCTGCACGACCCCGAGGTGGAGTGGCCCGAGGTGGAGCCGCTGGAGGTGCGTATCCTCGCCCATGTCGGGGCGATGCGGGAGGGTGGGGACATGGCGCTCTCGTGTGCACGGGAGATGCTCTCCAGCGAGGCGCCGGATGAGCTTGCCGCGGCAGCCCATGCCCTCGTGTTCGCGGCCCCCGGCGGTGAGGGGATCGCTGAAGTACTAGCCCGCATGGCAGAAGCCGACGCGGTGCTGCTGCCTTGCCTCGGCGAGGCGCTCATGCTGGCGCATCATTCCCAACTTTCCGAGAGGCTCGGAACACTGCTCGATTCCAAGCGCCCAGAGGTTCGGGTTGTTGCCGCGCGCGTACTCGGGCACCGCTGTGATGGCGCGGCGGAGCCACTCCTTCCTTTGCTCGAGGATGCAGTGCCAGAGGTTCGCGCCGCGGCGGCGATGGCAGTAGCGGAGATGGGCTACCGGCCCGCGCTCCCGTTGCTGGAGCGCGGTCTGCTCCACACGGCAGCGGACGAATGGAGTGCGTGGGTACTCGCGGCGCTGCGGCTCGGCTCTCCCCGGGCGCTGCAGGCCTGTCGTCAGGCCTGCCGTACCCTGGGGCCGGTTCCTCCACGTCTTCCATGGCTTCTGGGGTTGGCTGGAGACGCCCAGGACTTCGCCCCGTTGAGCCGGCTCCACGGGTGGCTGGAGCTGACGGCAGTGGTGCTCGAGGCGTTGGGCCTGCTTGGGATTCCCGCGGCCATACCGCTTCTGCTGGAGCATTTGGGCCATGGCGCTCCGGAGGTAAAGGCGGCTGCGGCTTCCGCACTGGCCCTCATGACGGGGGCGGAACTCATGGAAGAGGCCCAGGTTCTTGATGAGGACTCCTCGGACGATGACTCCTCGGAGGTGTCCGGGCGGAAGGTAGTGCGGCCCAGCGTCGATGCGGCCGTGTGGCGCGCATGGTTGCGAGAGCATCGCTCTCATTTGGAGGGCAAGACACGGATACGGCTCGGCCAGCCCCATGGCCTGGGCTTGTGCATCGAGGAACTGATGCATTCGCGCGCCTCGTTCGATACGCGCGCCCGTGCGTCCCTGGAACTGTGCATCCATTCTGGCCGACAAGTGCCCTTTCAACCGGGCTGGCTCGTCAGCCGCCAGCGTCAAGCCATGGCGCAGTGGCGACAATGGTGGGAAGCAACGCAGCGGTCATGA
- the sitA5 gene encoding SitA5 family polymorphic toxin: MVLFLHAACATQAPMGEQLAGVNRWRPSPAKDVRTAPRQLEPVVVVFADSPQAHRNTRVVALTAAEYQRAVRQLGHRFQVKGSPQETAQMLLQAMPEEELLAEVYRDRVLTLVPLNDKGPIVPEAEAALKEKYLRWCERRGGGDCLDLFSDGPYLRTDDRRTLALALAFGTVLDETQAALGRELSPKAILSSLVWAVGLYLSLWLLPEPLSKGLAASLSVVLLAWLGVDAMWGLLDGWASMAHRAHEATTFDELREAGEAFGRGIGVDAARALILAVASLSGRMLGEVAVHVRSLPRFNQVQAQWAAQGMEGSVAVAMEEVAAVEVVMEESRAFVVLTSPQAPVAISVLAKSGSGGTAGGPSGTVAIQHRGGNKQVVLGNGERWHLPRGKSYKDIPAEDRLGDELQAAAKEEAARWSVRDLSQAEFKAIDEMRRLGKEHRANLLERQARGRWVEARLKERFPGLSWNDRGVDITGPAGQSYHYEIMSGTESNFALHGRRMASTFFRMIFF; encoded by the coding sequence ATCGTTCTCTTCCTCCATGCGGCATGCGCCACGCAGGCGCCCATGGGGGAGCAGCTCGCCGGGGTGAATCGCTGGCGGCCGTCTCCAGCGAAGGATGTCCGCACGGCTCCGCGCCAGCTCGAGCCCGTCGTTGTCGTCTTCGCGGACAGTCCCCAGGCGCACCGCAATACCCGCGTGGTAGCCCTCACGGCGGCAGAGTACCAGCGCGCAGTGCGGCAGCTCGGCCACCGCTTCCAGGTGAAGGGGTCGCCCCAGGAGACGGCCCAGATGCTGCTCCAGGCCATGCCGGAGGAGGAGCTACTCGCCGAGGTGTACCGCGACAGGGTGCTCACGCTGGTGCCCCTCAACGACAAGGGCCCGATCGTGCCGGAGGCCGAGGCGGCGTTGAAAGAGAAATACCTGCGCTGGTGCGAGCGGCGCGGCGGCGGTGACTGCCTGGACCTCTTCTCGGATGGGCCCTACCTGCGTACGGACGACAGGCGCACCCTGGCGCTTGCTCTGGCCTTCGGCACGGTGCTCGACGAGACGCAGGCCGCCCTGGGGCGGGAGTTGAGCCCGAAGGCGATTCTCTCGTCACTCGTGTGGGCCGTGGGCCTGTACCTGTCGCTCTGGTTGCTTCCCGAGCCGTTATCGAAGGGTCTTGCGGCCTCGCTCTCGGTTGTGCTGCTTGCATGGCTTGGCGTGGATGCCATGTGGGGTCTCTTGGATGGGTGGGCCAGCATGGCGCACCGGGCCCACGAAGCCACCACGTTCGACGAGCTGCGAGAGGCAGGCGAGGCCTTCGGCAGGGGAATAGGGGTGGACGCGGCCCGGGCCCTCATTCTCGCGGTGGCCTCCCTCAGCGGGCGGATGCTCGGCGAGGTGGCAGTGCACGTGCGCTCGCTACCGAGGTTCAACCAGGTGCAGGCGCAGTGGGCGGCCCAGGGCATGGAGGGCTCGGTGGCGGTGGCAATGGAGGAGGTGGCCGCGGTGGAGGTGGTGATGGAGGAGAGCCGCGCGTTCGTCGTCCTCACCTCCCCGCAGGCGCCGGTGGCCATCAGCGTCCTGGCCAAGAGCGGCAGCGGGGGAACTGCTGGAGGTCCCTCGGGCACCGTGGCCATCCAGCACCGTGGCGGGAACAAGCAGGTCGTCCTCGGCAATGGGGAGCGATGGCACCTCCCACGGGGCAAGAGCTACAAGGACATTCCGGCCGAGGACCGGCTGGGGGATGAACTGCAGGCAGCGGCGAAGGAGGAGGCAGCTAGGTGGTCAGTAAGAGATCTCTCTCAGGCGGAGTTCAAGGCTATCGACGAGATGCGGCGCCTGGGCAAGGAGCACCGGGCGAATCTGCTGGAGCGGCAGGCTCGAGGCCGATGGGTCGAGGCCCGGTTGAAGGAGCGGTTCCCGGGTCTGTCCTGGAATGACCGAGGGGTCGACATCACGGGCCCGGCAGGTCAGAGCTATCACTACGAGATCATGTCTGGTACGGAGTCCAACTTCGCCCTGCACGGGCGCCGGATGGCGAGCACCTTCTTTCGCATGATCTTCTTCTGA